The genomic window CTTCAAAGTACTCACTGCGCACAGTAGGGCCGACATTATACTTCACGCCCGTATTAGGGGCAAAGCCCTCGTCTACATCGAGGAATCTATATATATCTTTCATAACTGCCGCGGAGTCCGCAACGAAATCGTCGTATAGACATACCATCACGTACTCCCTGCCGAACGACTCGATATAGTGCTTGACCTGCTCGTAATAAAACCCCACATCTTTATAAAACCATATGAACTCGTAATTCTCCTGCCTCCTCTTGGCTTCCTGTTTCAGCGCCTTCTCGAACGAGAGGTCCTCTCTTTCGTCCATTATCATATGACGGTACGCTGAATATGCCCTGTCGACGGGGTTTCTTAGCATTATCAGTATTTTTGCACTCGGGCAGATTGTTTTAATGAGAGGAATTACCGTATCATGGAAATACAGATAATCTGCGGAAGATTCTCCTATAACTTTCTCGTCCCCGGCGTCCTTGAACAGGTCCAGATACTCCTCCCGGGACTTGATTATCCCGTCATCGACTTTCTCGTCCCCGGGCCCGTTATGCGGGAACTTATTGGCCGATATCGAGAGATATTTGGGCTCTTTCAGAAAGCTCATAAAGACCTCGGGGTGCTGGTAAAGGTAGACATGCACAGCTGTAGTCCCCGCTTTCGCAGCGCCCACCAGGAAAAAATTCGGTAGTTTCAATTGAGTCGCCACCGGTGTTTCGCGTCTCTTAAAGGCTATTCGAGCGATTATTGATTAAGTACGGCGTAAATATGGTATCGCGGTCCTGTCGCCTACGAACCAGCCTTTGAATTCGTCCTCGAACACGAGCTCTGGTCCTTCGTCGGATTTTTTCCGTGCGATCGTTACACCGGGACATCTCGAGCCGGTCAGGTGACTTTTCCTCGGCGTATTCAGCGTGATGACCTCAAAGCGCGGATTATCATACAGTTGTTTTACCGCCGCCCCCACGCCGTCAAAAAATATGCTGTCATGCATCAAGATGTGTCCGCCCTCGCTCAGCATCCTTTCGAAGTTGATAAGCTCCCACATGGCGGTATCGTAGCTGTGGTCGGAATCCAGCACCAGCAGGTCGAATTTCTTGTCTCTCAGCGTATCGAGGGATTCCTGAGAGAGCCTCGGTATCCAGCTGATCAGGCTCTCGAGGTCGGTATCCTCCCACAGGTGGCGCGTCTCCATGGGGTCGATGCAGTATATGTGTCCCCCGTTGTCTAGGAGCTTGAGCGCGCTTGCCATGTTGCACGTCGAGTACCCCTTGTAAACTCCGGTCTCGAGAATGGTTTTCGGCTGTGTAAGCAGCACGAACGCGTAAAAAAATCTTCCGACTTCGAGCTCGACGCTCGCATAATCCAGCTGGTCCTGAGCGTTCGGGTTATGCCACCCGCCCGTGTCCCACCTGTATAGGGACTCATAATTCAATATAGGCAGCGGCATCTTGCCGTATTTATCGTGCTCCGCTCCGCAGTTCAGAGTCGATGAGATCAGATTCAAGACAGCCAGCTTCTTCTCGTCGTCCATAAATTTCAGAATGAAGTTAATGCAGCGTTTCGCCATAGTGTTAAAGACGGTCATTTATATACGGGCTCCTCGCCGCATAGTATAACTTTGGCTTCGGCTGGTGCGCAATGCTGCTGTTATAAAAGCGTGTTTGGAAACAACATATCCCGTCGTTAATAATCCCGGCCGTATTCCGTATAACGGCAGGCCTGGTTCATAATACGGACTATCGGCATGAGGGATTTCGAGAGCATGCTTCCCCAGGCGGGAGGCGGGCTTATTACAGGAATTGTAAATCACTCTTCGCTGCCGATGTTATATCGGGGTGAACATCTAAATCTTGGAGTATAGCTCTTTTATGTTTTTCCATGATTTGTAGTTTTCGTGTAATTTTTTCCATGCCTCGCCATGTCTGTAGCAGGCGAATGATTTCCTCAGCAATGTAACGAGCTTGTTATTACTGAGTTCCTTGGCTCCGTCGAACAATTTTTTACAGACCGCGAGTCCGAATCCGTCGGGCGTTTCGATTTCCAGTATCTCGTAGCGTTTTCGGGTCCTTCTTTTCAGAGTGTCGAGAAGGATTCTTGGACCCCACCACCCGCACTTGTCCGGATATATGTCGTGAAAAATTATCAGGCCGTTTTTTCTTACCTTCGCGTGGTAAAGATTGTAATCACGTAGCACCCCGTTGAATGTATGATCGCCGTCGATGAAAAGAATATCTATCGAATCTATTCTGGAGAGCAGATCGCCGGCCAGTTCATGAGACGAACCTTTCAGAAAAACGATTCTATGCTCGAGCCCCGACTTTCTTGAGTTTTCTTCCGCTAACTGCAAAGGGTTTTCAACATCCTGTTTTAAAAACAGGGGGTGCTTGGCGTGCGGTTGGAACAGGTCTATCCCGTAAACGGTGCCTGCTCCCTGCCGGTTATCCTCCATCGCCTGGGCGAAGCAGATGGTCGAATACCCTATGAAGGTGCCGATTTCCACTATGGTCCTGGGTCTCAGGTTCCTGGCGATCGAATACAGGATTTCTCCGACGCCAGGATGTACGGAGACGGGGTGTGTGAATTGACTATTGGATAATTCGTTCAATACATCGTTAACTTTGGTATATACCTGCATGCCCTGTTATTTAATTTTTATCCATTCCTGAGTGATTTACAAATAAGACCGTACGGAGAGTTCCGTTTACGTAGGACGAGTGGAATCCTATTTCGCGTATCTGAAGCTGCTTATATATATTATAGGTAATAAGAGTATGCTCATCATCTCACCTATGATGAGGGATAGTATGAGCTTCCAGACGTTATGGAAATTGCTGTCTCTTTCGTTGAAATCCATCGTCATGGACTGAAAGCTGTAGCTCTTCACGGCTGCGAACGAGAACGGGGAGCTGTTCCTGAAGCTCACGGCGATATCGAATTTCTTGAACAGCATCTTCACGAATATGGGTAATAAATATAGGATGCTGTACGGTTTTGTCGTATTGATCTTTATCAGATTCTGGAAATCTTTGTCGAAAAAGTCTTTCCTGTCGTCGGAAATTAAAAGCGTAAAACTTGCTTCAGGGTAAATTCTCGATAAAAAATTGTAGGCGTTATGGATTTCGTCCTTATCTCCGTCGTTCAATATGAGGACATTCCTTACGTTTCCGGGGAAATCGGTTGATTCATTCGAGGCTTCGTTAGGCAAACCGTTATTAATTTTTTTACCCCATCTGCCCACTACAAAATCCAGGATGCCCTCGAAGCCTAGCTTCATCGTGTCTTCCCTGCCGTTGAGGCCCAGGAAGATGAGCGATGTGCATTTGTGTCTGAGATATGTGTAGAAGACCGACACCCTGTTCCTCAAGCCTATATGCTTCGTATACGTCAACAGGGAGTTTCTATTCCCGTAATAGTAGTCCGCCATTATGCCTCTCTTCTCGGTGAACGCCGGATGGTACACTATCGAGCTCAGGACTGAAACTACTTTGAAACCGCTTTCCTTGAACTGCAGACCCCAGTCCATATCGTCCCAGAAGAAAAAGTACCTCTCGTCCATGAGCCCCACTCTTTCGAGCGCGCTCGCGCGGGCTAGGGCCGAGCATATGGCGACATAATCAACTTCGATCACTCCGGACGCTATGTTCAGATTCCTCGTATTCCTGTAGAGCGGCTGGACGCCTATCGAGTCGCGTTTGAGGAAAGCCCCCGCTTCGACCGTGATGTCCCTTCTGTCGGAGTCTATGATCCTCGAGCCTGCAATCCCGATCGTCTCGTCCCGTTCCATCGCATCTACTAATTCCCCGAGCGTGTTTGGCTCGACTTCCGCATCGTTGTCGAGGAGCCAGACGTATTTGTAATCCCGGTTTGCGAGCGCGTGCCTCATGCCGGAATTGAATCCGCCCGTGCCGCCGAGGTTGTCGGTGTTCACTACGAGCTCTACGCTTGGGAACCTCTCCCTTATGGCTTCGGCCGAGCCGTCCGTCGACGCATTATCGACGACCACAGTGTCGTGATTGTCATAATCCAACCCTTCGAGCGACCTCAGCAGTTTCAGGGTGTCATCCCTTTTATTCCAATTGACGATGATTATGGCAACCTTAGGGCTAACGCACAGCTGCTTGCCTTCTAGCACGTTCATTCGAATCTCATGCATATATGTCTTAAGTATACACCCGTTATTTAAAAAAATATCTACACCTGTTATATCAATAAAGTAAGGTGTTGCAGGGAGTTAGAGGTAATAATACTTTAACCAAGCCTTATCTTGCGATCATAAAGGTGTCGAAATTAATCCTTCTTTGTACAGTATGTCAGCAGGAAGTATCAGCATAAATCAGTTTGTAATTTGTGATGCTAATAAGAAGCCGGTGTTTTTGCGAATGAGGGGTTCCGGTAATATAGAATTTGCCTGACGGAGTTCAAAGCAACAGCCTTATTTTGCAACCGGAAATTCATTCTATAGGGATGGGATAGATTTGTAGATATTGATCTTATCTCCTGTTGAAATAAAGCGGCTATCACTATTGAGATGTTAAACTTTTCAAATAGACAAAAGGCATAAGGATTATAGCGAGCAATTCCCCGCCAAGAAACGACACAAGTAATTTCCAAGAGGCGTATATGTTTTCTTTGCTCTTAACGAAGTAATCGCGTTTATGATCGTAAAGATAGTATTTTTTAACTGCATAGGAAAAAGGGAGCATGGAACGGCTGGGACTTATGCAGAGATCGTAGTTGGATTCCAGTATTTCCTTCAGAATTGAAATTGTTTGAAGCGTCGATTGCTTATATCCCTCGAATATTATAAAACGGTCAATTTTTAGGTCCTTAAAAAGCTCTAATCTGTCGGATTGAATGAGAAGTGAGATGTGGCAGCCGGAGCTTTTTTCTTTCAGCCCTTCTACCATCCTCTTGATTAATGTATAGCTTCCGTTAGGCAGGATGAGTATCTTTGATTTATTGCTTATGTTTAAGCCCTCGAATAGAATTATCTTTGATGCTGGGTCGGGCGTGTCATCCGTTTTCACGGACAGGCTGGATTTGTAGAATTTCCCGCGTATGAAATCAAGCGGCCCGTATATAAGCAGCTTCGAGGTCGTATGGAGGCCGCTCAGAAGTGAATATACGACCCCTTTCCCGGTGCCGCGCAGCATGTTGAGAAGATATATAAACCTTTTGACTCCGTTCTGGTGCTTTGTGATCGTCAGGAGACCGTTCCTGATGTCGTAGTACGATATGAGCGGGTTTATGGGCTTGTCCTCAAGGCCGTGATAGGCTTTCGACTTGGGGGACGCCATCACCTTGTACCCGGCCTGCTTCGCCCTGAGCGAAAGATCAATATCGTCCCAGTGTATGAAGTACCTCTCGTCCATCACTCCGATCTTGTATAAGGCTTCGTTCCTGACAAGGGACGAGCAGGCGGCGACATAATCGACCTCCGTGGTCTCGATCTTCTCGATAGCGCTAAGCCTGTTGTTCCTGTAATTGGGTTTCCACGTCCCTATGGACCACGATACGTATGCGCCGAGCTCGACTATCATGTCCATGTCCGGCTCCATGATGATGGAACCCGTAATGCCCACTTTATCGTCTCCTTCCATTACCTTGACGAGCTCTATGAGCGTATCCCTCTCGACGACCGCGTCGTTATCGAGGAGCCACGTATACTTGTAGCCCCCTTTCCTGAGCACGTACCTTAGCCCCGTGTTGAAGCCGCCCGTCCCCCCCAGGTTCTCGGAGTTCACTATCAGGTTTACGTGCGGGAACTGCTCCCTGAGGGTCCTGACCGTGTCGTCCGTGGAAGCGTTATCGACCACAATTATGTCGTGGTTATCGTAATTGATGCTCCGGAGCGACGTCAGGAGCTCGAGGACATAGCTTTTTTTATTCCATGTCACTATGACTATTGCAACTTTCGGATTTTCGCTCATCAGACTTCCATCCGCCCGGCTCCGGATTTGATTTCTATTATAGCCTAAAATCCGCCGTTTACGAATTAATAATCTCGCCGCTTTTTATGAACAATATCCTGTCCGTGAGCTCCTCCATCCTTTTCTTGTTGTGGGAGACGATCAGCACGGTTTTGTTGTCTTTTTTGAGCTCTTTGATCTTGTCCATGCACTTCGCTTGGAACGATTCGTCGCCGACGGCCAGGATCTCGTCGATCAGTATTATGTCCGCGCTGCTGTGAACGGCTATCGAGAAACCGAGCCTGGCGTTCATTCCGTTAGAATATTTCTTGACCGGCATATCCATAAACCTTTGTTCTATTTCCGAAAAATCGATGATGCTCCCGGTCTTTTCCCTTATTTCCCTGATCGACATCCCTATTATGGTGCCGTTCGTGTATATGTTCTCCCGTCCGGTAAGGTCCGGGTGGAACCCGGCACCGACCGATATCAGGGGCGCCACCCTGCCCGAGACCGCGACTTCACCGAGGTTGGGGTACGTAACGGACGCTATCAGCTTGAGCACCGTCGTCTTTCCCGCTCCGTTCGGACCGAACAGCCCCACGCACTCCCCTCTCCTGACGGAGATGTTTATCCCCTTGAGCGCCCAGAACTCTCCTTCCGAAAGCTTCTCTCCCGGACCTCTTCTGAACATATCGGAGATCTCCTCCCTGAGGGACTTGTGGAATATGTCCCTCGTCGAGTACTTCTTCCATACGTCGTTGAACACTATCATTCCGTCAGATGACATCCGCGAAGTCCCTTTCGGTTTTTATGAAAAACCTGTAACAGAGATAATAGAAGGCCGCCACTATAACGCTTACGAAGACGAACTGCCACACTACCACTCCCCGCCCCTCGATCAGGCACCTCCGCATATTCTCGATGATAAACGTCAGGGGGTTGAAAAAGAGTATGAGCTTGAATTTAATGCTCAGGTCGTCGATCGAATAAAGGACGGGCGAAGCGAAGAAGAGGAGCTGTATCAGGAACCCTGTAGCTAGCTTGACGTCCCTGTAATATACATTAAGACTCGAAAGAAGTAGGCTCATCGAAATTGTAAACACGAACAGCAGCAGGAGGAGCGGCAGCATCCACAGGATGTTGTATGTGATGTGTATATGATAAATAAAGAGCATCGGTATAAAAATCACGGATGCAATTGCGTAGTCGAGTAATGCCATGACTATACCTGAGAGGGGGAGTATCTCCCTCGGGAAGTATATCTTGGTGATGAGGGAGTAATTCCCGGTGAGGCTCGTGAGCGAGTAATTCACGGATGACGAGAAAAACGTCCACGGCAGCAGGCCCGAGTAAAAAAATATGGTTTTGGGGTAATCCGATACCGCCGCCTTGATGAGATAGGTGAACACGAACGTGAAGAGGAGCATCATGCTGAGCGGCTGAATCACCGCCCATAAAGCGCCGATATAGGATTGGCGGTACCTGATGTTGAATTCCCGCCAGATATAGACCAGAAAGAGGTCTTTATAAGGTAGCAGTCTCTTAATCATGAACGTCGGCCGGCCTGACAAGGCCCGGCCGGGTCTTAATTATACTCTAAATTTTTGCCCGTAATCGCGTAAACGATACCCAGCGCGAAGCCGAGGCTGAATTTCCCCTGCATCCTGTATTTTGTGCTGAACGGGTAAACGAGCTTCGGGATGTACCTCGCCCCGTTTATTAGAAGCATGATCCATACCGGCAGGGGGTACCTGTTCCTGAGCTTTGCGAACGAGGCCCCTACGGCTGCCGCCTTGTTCAGGCTCCCCAGTATCAATGGTGGATGCATATAGCTCGCGGTCTCCGAGCGTCTGACTTTTTTCCGGGCGGCCGTGAGCCTGACGACAAATTCGACATCCTCCTGCCCGATTATCCCGTCGACGAATCCGCCGAGCTCCCGCAAGGTCTCCCTCCTGTAGGCCATGCATCTGTTCGAAGGATAGTAGGGGTCGTGGAAGCCGTACCTTCCCTCGATGAGGCAATAGCTCGCGCTCCCGCGCGGAATAACGGCGTCGGGCTCCCCGTCACCGAAATCGCTCACGAGTTTTGAGAGGAATCCCCCGTCCATGATCACGGTATCGTCGTCGAGGAAGAGCACGTACCTTCCTCTCGACTTATTGAGGCCGAAATTCCTCGCGTAACCCATGACGCCGAAATTCTCCTCCAGGGCGTAATACCTCGAATTCAATACGGGCTCGAATTCCCTGAATAAGTTTCTGCCCTCCTCCGTCCCGCCCCTGTCTTCAACGAGAACCACTTCGAATCTTTTTTTATCATAACCCTGCCCGGCGAGGCTCGTCATTATGCCCCTCAGAAGATCACCCCTGCCGTAAAAGTTTATAACGCAGGATAAATCACACCCGGGATCGGCGTCGCCCACCTCTGCATCGCCTTTCAGCGAAAAGGGGAATAATTCATAAGCTGCGGCCAGTATTCTCGGTCTTATGTCCATTCGGTTGTTGAGGCTATTGAGGTTATAGATTAAATTAGTAGTTTTATCTGTATAAAGTCAAGTGTTGCGGATGAAACTATGGGCGCGGACAGGCGGA from Thermodesulfobacteriota bacterium includes these protein-coding regions:
- a CDS encoding sulfotransferase, translating into MKLPNFFLVGAAKAGTTAVHVYLYQHPEVFMSFLKEPKYLSISANKFPHNGPGDEKVDDGIIKSREEYLDLFKDAGDEKVIGESSADYLYFHDTVIPLIKTICPSAKILIMLRNPVDRAYSAYRHMIMDEREDLSFEKALKQEAKRRQENYEFIWFYKDVGFYYEQVKHYIESFGREYVMVCLYDDFVADSAAVMKDIYRFLDVDEGFAPNTGVKYNVGPTVRSEYFEEFLVKYEHPVKRVLRPILLNTIGKGYTEALVNYFIRRNTLSMKPRTRKRLIELYRDDILKLEGLIDRNLSGWIV
- a CDS encoding class I SAM-dependent methyltransferase codes for the protein MTVFNTMAKRCINFILKFMDDEKKLAVLNLISSTLNCGAEHDKYGKMPLPILNYESLYRWDTGGWHNPNAQDQLDYASVELEVGRFFYAFVLLTQPKTILETGVYKGYSTCNMASALKLLDNGGHIYCIDPMETRHLWEDTDLESLISWIPRLSQESLDTLRDKKFDLLVLDSDHSYDTAMWELINFERMLSEGGHILMHDSIFFDGVGAAVKQLYDNPRFEVITLNTPRKSHLTGSRCPGVTIARKKSDEGPELVFEDEFKGWFVGDRTAIPYLRRT
- a CDS encoding class I SAM-dependent methyltransferase — encoded protein: MNELSNSQFTHPVSVHPGVGEILYSIARNLRPRTIVEIGTFIGYSTICFAQAMEDNRQGAGTVYGIDLFQPHAKHPLFLKQDVENPLQLAEENSRKSGLEHRIVFLKGSSHELAGDLLSRIDSIDILFIDGDHTFNGVLRDYNLYHAKVRKNGLIIFHDIYPDKCGWWGPRILLDTLKRRTRKRYEILEIETPDGFGLAVCKKLFDGAKELSNNKLVTLLRKSFACYRHGEAWKKLHENYKSWKNIKELYSKI
- a CDS encoding glycosyltransferase family 2 protein — translated: MNVLEGKQLCVSPKVAIIIVNWNKRDDTLKLLRSLEGLDYDNHDTVVVDNASTDGSAEAIRERFPSVELVVNTDNLGGTGGFNSGMRHALANRDYKYVWLLDNDAEVEPNTLGELVDAMERDETIGIAGSRIIDSDRRDITVEAGAFLKRDSIGVQPLYRNTRNLNIASGVIEVDYVAICSALARASALERVGLMDERYFFFWDDMDWGLQFKESGFKVVSVLSSIVYHPAFTEKRGIMADYYYGNRNSLLTYTKHIGLRNRVSVFYTYLRHKCTSLIFLGLNGREDTMKLGFEGILDFVVGRWGKKINNGLPNEASNESTDFPGNVRNVLILNDGDKDEIHNAYNFLSRIYPEASFTLLISDDRKDFFDKDFQNLIKINTTKPYSILYLLPIFVKMLFKKFDIAVSFRNSSPFSFAAVKSYSFQSMTMDFNERDSNFHNVWKLILSLIIGEMMSILLLPIIYISSFRYAK
- a CDS encoding glycosyltransferase family 2 protein gives rise to the protein MSENPKVAIVIVTWNKKSYVLELLTSLRSINYDNHDIIVVDNASTDDTVRTLREQFPHVNLIVNSENLGGTGGFNTGLRYVLRKGGYKYTWLLDNDAVVERDTLIELVKVMEGDDKVGITGSIIMEPDMDMIVELGAYVSWSIGTWKPNYRNNRLSAIEKIETTEVDYVAACSSLVRNEALYKIGVMDERYFIHWDDIDLSLRAKQAGYKVMASPKSKAYHGLEDKPINPLISYYDIRNGLLTITKHQNGVKRFIYLLNMLRGTGKGVVYSLLSGLHTTSKLLIYGPLDFIRGKFYKSSLSVKTDDTPDPASKIILFEGLNISNKSKILILPNGSYTLIKRMVEGLKEKSSGCHISLLIQSDRLELFKDLKIDRFIIFEGYKQSTLQTISILKEILESNYDLCISPSRSMLPFSYAVKKYYLYDHKRDYFVKSKENIYASWKLLVSFLGGELLAIILMPFVYLKSLTSQ
- a CDS encoding ABC transporter ATP-binding protein produces the protein MSSDGMIVFNDVWKKYSTRDIFHKSLREEISDMFRRGPGEKLSEGEFWALKGINISVRRGECVGLFGPNGAGKTTVLKLIASVTYPNLGEVAVSGRVAPLISVGAGFHPDLTGRENIYTNGTIIGMSIREIREKTGSIIDFSEIEQRFMDMPVKKYSNGMNARLGFSIAVHSSADIILIDEILAVGDESFQAKCMDKIKELKKDNKTVLIVSHNKKRMEELTDRILFIKSGEIINS
- a CDS encoding ABC transporter permease, with product MIKRLLPYKDLFLVYIWREFNIRYRQSYIGALWAVIQPLSMMLLFTFVFTYLIKAAVSDYPKTIFFYSGLLPWTFFSSSVNYSLTSLTGNYSLITKIYFPREILPLSGIVMALLDYAIASVIFIPMLFIYHIHITYNILWMLPLLLLLFVFTISMSLLLSSLNVYYRDVKLATGFLIQLLFFASPVLYSIDDLSIKFKLILFFNPLTFIIENMRRCLIEGRGVVVWQFVFVSVIVAAFYYLCYRFFIKTERDFADVI
- a CDS encoding glycosyltransferase family A protein — its product is MDIRPRILAAAYELFPFSLKGDAEVGDADPGCDLSCVINFYGRGDLLRGIMTSLAGQGYDKKRFEVVLVEDRGGTEEGRNLFREFEPVLNSRYYALEENFGVMGYARNFGLNKSRGRYVLFLDDDTVIMDGGFLSKLVSDFGDGEPDAVIPRGSASYCLIEGRYGFHDPYYPSNRCMAYRRETLRELGGFVDGIIGQEDVEFVVRLTAARKKVRRSETASYMHPPLILGSLNKAAAVGASFAKLRNRYPLPVWIMLLINGARYIPKLVYPFSTKYRMQGKFSLGFALGIVYAITGKNLEYN